The sequence below is a genomic window from Lysobacter capsici.
CCAACTGCATTACCACAGCAGCGACACCGCCTCGGCCGCGTACAACGACGGCGCGAACTGGGTCGGCGTGTTGTTCGCCGCCTACAACGGTTTCGCCGCGCTGGCCGCGATCGTGATCCCGCCGATGACCCGCCGCTGGGGCCTGCGCTGGAGCCATCTGTTCAACGTGTTTCTCGGCGGCGCCGGGTTGATCTCGATCGCGTTGATCCGCGATCCGCAATGGTTGCTGCTGTCGATGCTCGGGGTCGGTTTCGCCTGGGCCTCGATCCTGTCGCTGCCGTACGCGATGCTGTCCGACAGCGTGCCGGTGGCGAAGATGGGCGTGTTCATGGGTATCTTCAATTTCTTCATCGTGATTCCGCAATTGGTCGCGGCGAGCCTGCTCGGTTTTCTGCTCAAGCATCTGTTCGGCGGGCAGCCGGCGATGGCGCTGGTGATCGGCGGCGTGAGCCTGTTCCTGGCCGGCGTGTGCGTGCTGTGGGTACGCGAGCCGGGTCGGGCCGAAGACTTGGCCAGTGCCGCGCAGGCGCGCGCATGAAGGCTTTGACTATCGCGGTCCTGAGTCTGGCGTTGGCCGCCTGCGCGCATGGCGCGCGCGACGCGAAACCGTCGCGAGACTACTACGGCACCTTGGAGCCGATGGCGAGCGATGCGGTGTACTTCGTCGTCACCGACCGTTTCGTCAACGGCGACACCAGCAACGACCAGCGCGAGCAGGGCGGGCCGGACCCGGCGACGCGGACCTTCGATCGTCCGGTTGCGGGCGCGCCGCCCGGACAGAGCGACAACATCGGCTACCTCGGCGGCGACTTCAAAGGTCTGCTCGACAACGCCGCTTACATTCGCGACATGGGTTTCGGCGCGGTGTGGCTGACGCCGATCGTCGACAACCCGGATCAGGCCTTCACCGGCGGCGATGCGGTGACCTGGGGCGGCGCGTTCCAGGATCGCGGCAAGACCGGCTACCACGGTTACTGGGGCGTGGACTTCTATCGGCTCGACGAGCATCTGCCGAGCCGCGACCTGGATTTCGCCGGGCTGACCCGAGGGCTCAAGCGCCATGGCCTGAAGACCGTGCTCGACATCGTCGCCAATCACGGCTCGCCGTCGTTCACCATGCCGGTCGATCAGCCCAAGTACGGCGAGATCTATCGCGACGGCGTGCTGGTCGCCGATCACCAGAACCTGGCGCCGGAGCAACTCGACCCCGTACACAACCCGTTGCACCGGTTCTTTCATAACGAAAAGGACCTGGTGCAGCTGTCGAACATCGACGACACCAATCCGGCGGTGATGGACTATTTTGTCGGCGCGTATTCGCAATGGATCGACCAGGGCGCCGATGCGTTCCGCATCGACACCATCCGGCATATGCCGCCGGCCTTCTGGAAGAAATTCTCCGATCGCATCCGCGCCAAGCGGCCGGGCTTCTTCATGTTCGGCGAAGCCTTCGACTACAAGGCCGAGAACATCGCGCCGTTCACCTGGGCGAGCAACGGCGGGGTCAGCGTGCTCGACTTTCCGCTCAAGGAGCGGATGGCGCAGGTGTTCGGGCGCGAGCGCGGCGATTTCGCGCTGTTGGCCGAGCGGCTGTATCTGACCGATGGGCCGTACGCGAACCCGTACGAGCTGATGACGTTCTACGACAATCACGACATGCCGCGCCTGGATGCCAGCGACGAGGGCTTCATCGATGCGCACCATTGGCTGTTTACTGCGCGCGGGATTCCGGTGATCTATTACGGCTCGGAGGTCGGGTTCGAGCGTGGGCATGCGGAGCATGCGGGCAATCGCAACTATTTCGGACAGGCGCGCATCGATGCGGCGCGCGGCAATCCGATTCGCGAATCGCTCAAACGCATCGCGAAGGTGCGCGAAGCCTCGCCGGCCTTGCAGCGCGGCCTGCAGTTGAATGTTGAGTTGCGCGGCGATCGGGCGGTGTTCTATCGGGCGTACGAGCATGCCGGGCAATCGCAGATCGCCCTGGTGCTGCTCAACAAGGGCGATGCGGCGGCGCAGTTCGAGGTGCGCGAGTATCTGCAGGCCGGGCGTTGGCGTGCGGCCTTGGGTGGGGGCGAGGTGGACGTGGCCGAGGGTGGGGCGCTTCGCGCTTCGGTGCCTGCGCATGGGGTCGAGGTGTATGTGCTGGATCGGCCGGTGGTTCGCGAGGATCTTCGGGTGGCGCTGGATCATGCGATGAAGCGTGCGCGGCGGCGTTGAGTGGGCTGGTTGAGTTCGGCGTTATCTCACCAGAATGTCATTCCCACGAAGGCGGGCTCCGCTTTACTTCGGCGGAGCCGAATATCCAGAGGCTTTAGCGTCATCTTTGCAGGACGTCATTCCCGCGAAGGCGGGAATCCAGAGCCTTTAGCGCCATCCTTCCAGACCGTCATTCCCGCGAACGCGGGAATCCAGTGACTTCAGGCGTTCTCGCACCAAAGGCACTGGATTCCCGCCTTCGCGGGAATGACGGTAGGTAGGATTGTCGTGACTGGTGACTGGTGACTGGTGACTCGGAGCGTGAAGCTGGCGAACTGGCGGACAGCATGGCCAACAGCCAACAGCCAACGACCAAATGCCAACGACCAATAACCAACAGCCAACGACGCAACTAAACCCAACTACCCACCCGCCTCACTCCGCCCCACACGACTTGCGCACCACCAACGTCGTAGGCAACCGGATACTCTCCGCCGCCTCCCCGCGCACCAACCTCATCAGCGTGTCCACCAGCAATTCCCCGGCCTGCTTGGTGTCCTGGAAAATCGTCGTCAGCGGCGGATGGGCGAAGCGCGCCATCGGGATGTCGTCGAAGCCGATCACCGACACGTCCTCGGGCACGCGTAACCCGCTTTCGGTCAGCGCGCGCATCGCGCCCAGCGCGATCAGGTCGCTCGCCGCGAACACCGCGTCGAACGGCAGCGCGCGCGCGATCAGTGCGCGCGCGGCGGCGTGGCCGGCGTCCTCGGAGCTTTCCGCGTCGACCTGCAACGCGCGATCCATCAGCAAACCAGCGTCGCGCAAGGCACCCTCGCAGCCGAGAAAGCGATCGAGGAATTCGGGGTAGTGGGTGGACGCGTCGCCGAGAAACGCGACCCGCTTGCGTCCCAGCGAGACCAGATGCGCGCCGGCCTGGCGGCCGCCGCCGATGTTCTCGCAACCGATCGACAACCCCGGCTGGTCCGGCAACACCGCGCCCCAGCGGACGAAGCGGGTGCCTTGCTCGACCAGTTTCTGCAACTTGCCCTGATAGGCGAGGTAATCGCCGTAGCCGAGCAGGATCAGCCCGTCGGCCTTCATGCTGTCTTCGTAGTCGCCGGCCCAGTCGTCGGACAGCTGCTGGAACGAGATCAGCAAGTCCTGGCCGTGACGCGCGCAGGCGCGGGTGATCGAGCCGAGCATCGACAGGAAGAACGGGTTGATGTGCGATTCGTCCGGGGTCGGGTCCTCGAACAGCAGCATCGCCAGGGTGCCGGAGCGTTGCCGGCGCAGGCTGGAGGCGTGACGGTCGACCTTGTAGTTGAGCTCGCGCACCACCGCTTCGACCCGCTTGCGGGTCTCGGCGTTGACCAGGG
It includes:
- a CDS encoding LacI family DNA-binding transcriptional regulator, whose translation is MRKKSKATSLDIAHLAGVSQATVSRVLSGSTLVNAETRKRVEAVVRELNYKVDRHASSLRRQRSGTLAMLLFEDPTPDESHINPFFLSMLGSITRACARHGQDLLISFQQLSDDWAGDYEDSMKADGLILLGYGDYLAYQGKLQKLVEQGTRFVRWGAVLPDQPGLSIGCENIGGGRQAGAHLVSLGRKRVAFLGDASTHYPEFLDRFLGCEGALRDAGLLMDRALQVDAESSEDAGHAAARALIARALPFDAVFAASDLIALGAMRALTESGLRVPEDVSVIGFDDIPMARFAHPPLTTIFQDTKQAGELLVDTLMRLVRGEAAESIRLPTTLVVRKSCGAE
- a CDS encoding alpha-amylase family glycosyl hydrolase yields the protein MKALTIAVLSLALAACAHGARDAKPSRDYYGTLEPMASDAVYFVVTDRFVNGDTSNDQREQGGPDPATRTFDRPVAGAPPGQSDNIGYLGGDFKGLLDNAAYIRDMGFGAVWLTPIVDNPDQAFTGGDAVTWGGAFQDRGKTGYHGYWGVDFYRLDEHLPSRDLDFAGLTRGLKRHGLKTVLDIVANHGSPSFTMPVDQPKYGEIYRDGVLVADHQNLAPEQLDPVHNPLHRFFHNEKDLVQLSNIDDTNPAVMDYFVGAYSQWIDQGADAFRIDTIRHMPPAFWKKFSDRIRAKRPGFFMFGEAFDYKAENIAPFTWASNGGVSVLDFPLKERMAQVFGRERGDFALLAERLYLTDGPYANPYELMTFYDNHDMPRLDASDEGFIDAHHWLFTARGIPVIYYGSEVGFERGHAEHAGNRNYFGQARIDAARGNPIRESLKRIAKVREASPALQRGLQLNVELRGDRAVFYRAYEHAGQSQIALVLLNKGDAAAQFEVREYLQAGRWRAALGGGEVDVAEGGALRASVPAHGVEVYVLDRPVVREDLRVALDHAMKRARRR